The genomic stretch aaataatacattttataaAGATACGCCCGACCATAAATCAATTGTTGTCCAAAGATTttataaagaaaatgtacCAAAATGCTGTAGCTGTAAGCCAAATACAGCAATGAAAGCAAATTGAAGTAAATACTCGTGTGTTGACATCCGTTTTCATTCGGTCCTGCCCTGCCGGCAATTTGTCAGGGTTCTGGGGGGCGTTTTATGGACTCAATTTTGGAATTAAAATATGCCAGAATATTTGCCACATATTTGtgtttaaataaagaaaatttgtTTATGTCCTACTGCATTTTGCATCAATAGCAAATAGCTTGAGGTTTGCAGTAAAATATAGATTCttcttatttttaaattaatatttttcctttccttAAGCTTAATCTCATTTAGAGAATGGATTACCATGTATTgggttattattatttatgccaGCAATTTATTCTAAATTTTGACATATTTTAGAAACTGATACTCCAAGCTCAAAattgttgggttttttttccgGGAAATTCTTAAACAATGTTGTGTGTTTTATTGCCTCGTTGCTTCGCCCCCTGTACTTAAGTTACGGCCGACACATACTGGGACTcatataattttcatattttcatacATTGTTTAACCTGAgctccgatccgatccgtccgttccgttccgttcggtTCCCATCGTCCGAGCCCAAACAATGTGTGTGCAAAACGTAAGTTTGCGTGCTTGGTGCATATAAATTAGTCGCTTATAATAttcttttggcatttttcaAATTTCCAGTCCGGTATTTGTTGCCCTGCCTTTGGTTTTGCCTGGTGAAAGAGTTCGTACGCCGTAAAGTATGCAGCTTACGTGCTCAaggccctcgccctcgccctcgtccTCGCACGTGGGACGGGCAGCACGaacgaaacaacaaaaaacaattattaacatattaataaattttagCATATTTGAAAGGCCATAATTTTGTGTAATTCTAGATGCTTGCAGCTGGGCAACACCTGAACGAAATTGGATAATCCAGCCCCCCCGGGAAagtaatttgaattttttatgaCCTCTCACCGTCTTTAAATAACTTTGAGTGGCTGATAGCTTTAAATAGTCCGCAAATACTTGCTATGATTAGCGAGATTATCGCCGGGTACGGAATAACCAGTCTTATCGGTTCCCCCGAGTGGCGTCgacttgtttgttgtttgctttcaCTCCCTCAATGGGTTCGGGCCTTTGTTCGTTGTGCCATTTGTGGTTCCTTGAGACGTAAACGCCCACCGCCACCATAGTGAGGCCTACGAGGAGGAAGGCTATTCCCGTGTATTGGCCAATTTGTGGAACATTCAAGGCAAGCTATAAATAGATGACAATAAGTTTTCCTGGAGATACTCTAAGGATGGCTTACCTTAAGTGAACTTCTCAGATTATCGTCCATCTCTCCATGCAAGACCAGAGTAAAGAGGGGCGCATAATGATCGTAGGCCACATCTTTGAAGAAGCTACGAAACACAACCATCATCGTTGCCAGGAAATAGTACAATTAGCACTCACTCTATAGCCTCGTCGCGCACCACTCGCACACTAATCATCAGCTGTCCCCTTAGCTTCAGAGGTGCCCCTAGTGTGGGCTCCATTATCACATACATGGAGTGCTCCGAGGCATTTGGCTGCAGGCcagtcgtgttctccctgaacATGCCGTCCGTCATGTGGAAATGGGGATGTGACATATAGAATGGGCCGTGATAGGTGGCCGGAGAAAAGTCCAGCACGCCGTTGAGCGGGCACTCGCGCTGGCCCACGCAAAAGCATTTCGTGTCCGGCGACAGCTGTCCGTTGTCGAGAGTGAGTTCCGTGGAGACATAGCGCCAGGCGTCAATGCCATCGACGGTGACGTTCTCCGTGGGATACAGGTTTAGAAAGCGTCCTGTATCGGGAATAAATATAGAAGTGGGTCTGTCCCACTGTCGCTGCGGGGACCACAGCTCGCCGGTGCTGCCGTTGACCTTTCCGCACTCGCCCGAATAGTAGCCGGTGTGGTTTGTGCCCTTCCAAAGCAGCAGGTCTCCCATCCGGCTGCGATCCCCACGACCCGTGTGTATGGTGAAGTTTCCCTCGGCTGTCTTGGACTGGTTCCGCTGATAGAGCCAGCCGAAGGTGCCGCTGGGAACGGGCAGCAGCGGGGAATGCAGCTGCTCCACGAAGTCCAAGAGCTCGTTATAGTACCCGTCGAAGAGAGATTCCCCGGCTGTTTGTCTTATGAAGGTGGAGCCACCCTCCCGATTGAGGGCAAAGTTCATTACCTTCCGAAGTACGCGTCGATACTTGCGTGAGAGAAAGGAAGCTGTCTGAAACAGAATGCGGGATTAGTGGCCTGACAGATGGTGGCACTGAGCCATTACTTTTCCTCTCACTCACCACAGCGGGAAAATCTGGGGTGACAACCACATCCTCGAGGGAACCATTCGATTTATCGGGCACAAAATGCCAAGTGCGTCGACCGTAGTAGGTCACCTCGGGCTGATCCCACTCCAGGTCCTCCTTCACTTTGTAGTCGCTGAACGTATACGGTCCCAGTTGCTCAAAATTCGGCTTGACTCCCTCCGTGTTCAGGTCCTCCGGGTTGGTCCAGTTGAACAGATAGAACGTACTGTACAGCTGCATGGGCGTTGCGACCCAGCGCTTGTACATGAAGGAATCTGGGGCCAGCGGCAGCATTCCCAGTATCCACTGACGCGACAAGCTCGGCCAGGCGGCGACCAAGACTATGCCCAGGACAAGCGCCAGGCCCCCCAGGGCAAAAACCCAGATCTTCTGCTGGCGGACACTGCAACAATTGCAGCACATCGCGACGGATCGAATTAAACTGAGTAAAAACCCACAGTTTTTggcaatatttatatattttggccTGAAATTATACGAGATTAGGATTAATAAGGGTTTGAGTTTGTTTAGAGTGAGATTAGATTCCGCACCGACCCCCCTGAAAGCCAAAAAAGGCATAAAGCgattataatttttgtttttaatttggtGGAATTTGTATGCATTATCAGTAGTAAAAATATTCACGACTGAGCGATTGGTACCCGTTCCACTCAAGAGTTCGGGGCTCCTAAAAGAGAATATTTCCTTAACCTGAGGTGCTCTTAATTCAGAAGCCATATCGGACTTGCTCTTCATACGGATGAATACTTTGTGTTCTGTTTACTATTTACATCTGGTTATAGTTAAATCTTTCTTTTATTGATACGCTCTTAGTCTACTAAAAATCACAAAATAGTTGCTTCTACTCATTCTTGGGGACCACTTCTGTCTCGCTTTCAATCACCTCGTTGTCTCTAAGAGCAAGTCTGTCAGCCTCGGCCTGGCCGTACCACTTCCGTTTCCAAGTCAAGAGAGATCCAATGGCTATAAGGATGCAGCCCACACAGAGCAGTCCCACTCCCATATAGCGAGCAATAGAGGGCAGACTCAAGACCAACTGGAAAATGTACATTAATATTAGAAGGGTTTTCCTGTAGAGGATTGGTCGCCTACCTTCAGCTCGGAGGCAAGTGCCTTGTCGATTTGCGCTTGACTGGATGTGGTAAAGAGTGGGGCGTAGAAGCTGGGAATGCCCTTTAGGATGCTGTGAAACGATGAAAACAACTAATCAAAAGATCCCCGACCAAAGCGACTTTTGACAGTACTCACTCGATAACAGAGTCTTGCTCCATGTACAAAGTGATCATCACATTGGCGACCACCTTCAGGGGAACGCCCATTTTACGCTCCATTATGATGTAGAAATTGTTCTTCTCGTACTCGGGATCGAAGCCGGTGATCGTGTTGGCATAGCTCTCATCGGCGTACATAAAGTGATCCGCAGAGAGATACATGGGAGCTCCGTCGCCGCAGGGAGCCAGAGACGTGGCTCCGGAGGCGGGACAATCGTCTGGGTACCTGTCCGCAGGACAGTAGCACTTCATGTTCCCATTCAGCTGGCCATTGTCGAAGGTGTTTGGGGTCACTTCATACTTCCAGCCCTGGATGCCTTCGATTTCGTAGCTCACACCCGAATACTCCAGATTGATGATCCTACACGTGTCCGGGATGTATATGGTGAGGGCCTTCTCCTTCGGCTCGTCGGGCACGAAGAGATCTGTAGTGCTGCCGTTGAGCCGTCCGCACTCGCCCTCGTACCAGCCCGTGTGGTTCATGCCCTTCCAGTACTTGATTTCCCCCATCTCCTTGATGTCGCCGACACCCGTGTGCACTGTGAAGGGTCCTTCGAAGTCCTTCGACTCGTTGCGGTGCAGGAACCAGGCAAAGTGATCGTCCAGAATTTCAGGTGCCAGCGGATTGTTCAGATTCATGGCGTAGTGCAGGAACTCATCATAGAAGCCCTCAAACAGCCACTCCAAAGCGGTGTGGGTGGTGTACAGAGCTCCTCCGTTCGCGTTGAGGGCTTGGTTAAACATGACTTTTAAGAAAATATTACTATCCTTCATTGAATGGGCAGCAGCCTGGAAAACAATGGACTTTAGGGAACCCTTTGGTAGATATATCAAGCCACTCACGATGGATGGCAGGTGGGGGCCAGTGATTATATCCGTCTGTTTTCCGCCCGACATCTCCTCCTCCCAGTACCAAATACGTCTGGGATTGAAGGTGACTGTGCCATTGTCGTGCCACTCCAAGTCCATTTTCTTGCGTTCCTCCCGATAGACATAAGGACCCAACTGCTCGAAGATCGGCTTCACACCGTTGGCCTGCACTTCTTGGGCATTGGTCCAGTTCCAAAGGTACATGTGCAGGTATACGGGAATGGGCAGCTCCTCCCACTTCTCGAAGGTCTTCGAGGTGGGCGTTAGGGGCAGTTGCTGAAAGGAATTCCAAATGAATACTTCCCGAACTTTTCTCTGAGCTTCCAGCTCACCTTCATTATCAGCGTGTCCATGAAACTAGGTCCCCATATGACGGACAGGAGTCCTGAGATGCCCATCAGTGTCCCGATACCGAATACCCATACCTTCTGTTGGGTCACACcacagcaacgacagcacaTATCGATCGATGCGAAACAAAGACTGCCAGCCGAATGCCAGACGATCTGAACCAGCCACCGTCTTTATTCATCGCTCGCTCGCCCACTGGATTATCCCCTTCTCAGCAGTTCAGTTGCTAATCTGCCTGTCTGCCATATTGCTTCGGTTTGTTTGGTTGGCTGCCCCACCCATATCGGTGCCCTGATTGTGGAGTAATTTAAGTGGGGCACTTAGCCGTACTGTAAGACCTTGATAAGTGCCGTCGATTGCACTCGACTTTTCGTGGGTGCATCGTTATCAAAGGCTACCTACTTGAAGTTTGCAAACAGGAACACCTGGCGACCGCACTGATGAACAGTGGTTGAAACggattataaatatacataaatttaattgtAATGAGGGGGAACGCTTCTGAGTCGCAGCCTCCATCAGCCAGAGGGCGCAAACATCACGAatagagtgtgtgagagagcgggagagagcgagTAAGCGGATGAACGGCGTTGTGTATTCactgaaatttcattttttccgACTGGCTTCCATACGCGACATTTTGTCCGATCTATTTTCCATCAATTTCCGCATTTTCACGGATAAaaacgcggagctgacttACGAACGCACGCTTTGACTGGTGAAAAGATTTGAGTGAGAGCGGTGCAAATGCGTTTGTTCTttgctctcctgctcctcttcctACTTGCCTTCACTCGTCCCACGCTCGCGGCAGCTTCTTTtgcgaaaacgaaacgaaaaaaggGAGACAACGAAACCATAACACAATataatgaaaaaaaagaattcatgcaaaaaaatatgtttatctATATATAAGTATGTGAatgtaatatacatatatgtgtagatacaattattttttttacatatatgtatcacTTATTGCCGCACTTTTCCTTCGTCGCGCTGCATTTCTGTTGCtattttgccttttgctgcGCCCCCGCCTTTGATCAAACATATTTTCTTGCACTAAAAACCcatatttgtatacatttgTAATTAATCACCGCATCACTCCACTGAACTTCACTTCACACACCTGCGTGATATTTTTCCCGATGGATTTCCcccattttccgcattttctcGAATTTAAGCGCGGAGCTGACTTACGAACGCACGCTTTGCCGACGGAAAAATGAAAGTGAGAGCGCTGCAAATGCGTTCATTTTTCAATCCATGCTTCTCTTtccattttctctctctcccacgctCTGTTGGGTACTCTTGCTTAtgcttaattaattaatcaactaattttattaaataaattaatttcacaAGGAGAGATCAATTAATTTAGTAAAATTAGGTAATTTCAACGAGAGCTGCACCGCGCACTGTAACTCTCTCTTATCTGTCTCTGCatctcactctcactcccaCGTCCACACACTTTTGATCTCTCTGTGAAGTAGCAGAAGAAAATGACAAAGAGCATGATGCCATTATTGCAGGTGGTCCATTAACTCATTTTCGGGTTATTTACGCTCCGCAATGCTCTCAGCAATTGATTGGTGTGAGAGAGGAGCACCAGGTTTGCTGCTGTGCTTAGCAAAAGAAGACACGCGAAGAGAGCGCATTGCGAGAGCTGACCACCTTGTGTAAATTCATCATGAGCATAAGCAAAAGTAGCCGACGAGAGCGTGGGAGTGAGAGAAATGTTGAAGAAGAGAAGGAGATCGAAGACTGAGCGCATTTGCGCTCTCTAATTCATTTTCCAGCCGGTCAAAGCGCGCGTTTGAaagtcagctccgcgtttaaatttggaaaaatggggaaaatggtgaaaatcCATCGGGAAAAATGTCACGCAGGTGTGTGAAGTGAAAATTCAGTGCAAGAAAAGTGTTTGTCAAAGGGCGGGGGCGTAGAAGGAGGAAAAATGGCTACAAAAATGCACATCAACGA from Drosophila pseudoobscura strain MV-25-SWS-2005 chromosome 4, UCI_Dpse_MV25, whole genome shotgun sequence encodes the following:
- the LOC4817657 gene encoding protein croquemort isoform X1, with amino-acid sequence MKSKSDMASELRAPQVKEIFSFRSPELLSGTGTNRSVVNIFTTDNAYKFHQIKNKNYNRFMPFLAFRGVGAESNLTLNKLKPLLILISYNFRPKYINIAKNCGFLLSLIRSVAMCCNCCSVRQQKIWVFALGGLALVLGIVLVAAWPSLSRQWILGMLPLAPDSFMYKRWVATPMQLYSTFYLFNWTNPEDLNTEGVKPNFEQLGPYTFSDYKVKEDLEWDQPEVTYYGRRTWHFVPDKSNGSLEDVVVTPDFPAVTASFLSRKYRRVLRKVMNFALNREGGSTFIRQTAGESLFDGYYNELLDFVEQLHSPLLPVPSGTFGWLYQRNQSKTAEGNFTIHTGRGDRSRMGDLLLWKGTNHTGYYSGECGKVNGSTGELWSPQRQWDRPTSIFIPDTGRFLNLYPTENVTVDGIDAWRYVSTELTLDNGQLSPDTKCFCVGQRECPLNGVLDFSPATYHGPFYMSHPHFHMTDGMFRENTTGLQPNASEHSMYVIMEPTLGAPLKLRGQLMISVRVVRDEAIDFFKDVAYDHYAPLFTLVLHGEMDDNLRSSLKLALNVPQIGQYTGIAFLLVGLTMVAVGVYVSRNHKWHNEQRPEPIEGVKANNKQVDATRGNR
- the LOC4817657 gene encoding protein croquemort isoform X2 — its product is MNFALNREGGSTFIRQTAGESLFDGYYNELLDFVEQLHSPLLPVPSGTFGWLYQRNQSKTAEGNFTIHTGRGDRSRMGDLLLWKGTNHTGYYSGECGKVNGSTGELWSPQRQWDRPTSIFIPDTGRFLNLYPTENVTVDGIDAWRYVSTELTLDNGQLSPDTKCFCVGQRECPLNGVLDFSPATYHGPFYMSHPHFHMTDGMFRENTTGLQPNASEHSMYVIMEPTLGAPLKLRGQLMISVRVVRDEAIDFFKDVAYDHYAPLFTLVLHGEMDDNLRSSLKLALNVPQIGQYTGIAFLLVGLTMVAVGVYVSRNHKWHNEQRPEPIEGVKANNKQVDATRGNR
- the ninaD gene encoding protein croquemort, whose product is MCCRCCGVTQQKVWVFGIGTLMGISGLLSVIWGPSFMDTLIMKQLPLTPTSKTFEKWEELPIPVYLHMYLWNWTNAQEVQANGVKPIFEQLGPYVYREERKKMDLEWHDNGTVTFNPRRIWYWEEEMSGGKQTDIITGPHLPSIAAAHSMKDSNIFLKVMFNQALNANGGALYTTHTALEWLFEGFYDEFLHYAMNLNNPLAPEILDDHFAWFLHRNESKDFEGPFTVHTGVGDIKEMGEIKYWKGMNHTGWYEGECGRLNGSTTDLFVPDEPKEKALTIYIPDTCRIINLEYSGVSYEIEGIQGWKYEVTPNTFDNGQLNGNMKCYCPADRYPDDCPASGATSLAPCGDGAPMYLSADHFMYADESYANTITGFDPEYEKNNFYIIMERKMGVPLKVVANVMITLYMEQDSVIDILKGIPSFYAPLFTTSSQAQIDKALASELKLVLSLPSIARYMGVGLLCVGCILIAIGSLLTWKRKWYGQAEADRLALRDNEVIESETEVVPKNE